One part of the Melospiza melodia melodia isolate bMelMel2 chromosome 3, bMelMel2.pri, whole genome shotgun sequence genome encodes these proteins:
- the GALM gene encoding galactose mutarotase, which yields MTTVRKEAFGRMPPEEGGGEVEKFVLQSDSVRVEILSFGCIITRLETKDKDGQFSDIVLGFDTLEGYTAKHPYFGTVVGRVANRIANGKFGVDGKQYQLFTNNGPNSLHGGAKGFDKVLWSAEVLPNGVRFFRLSPDGEEGYPGDLKVWVTYTLNGRELAINYQAQTSKTTPISLTNHSYFNLAGQGSRDVYDHEISIEADSYLPVDDTQIPTGEVAAVQGTGFDLRQPVELGKHLQKFHLGGFDHNFCLHQGQDRRLVARVFHPPTGRTMEVHTTQPGIQFYTGNFLDGSLKGKGGATYPKHSAFCLETQNWPDAVNKPHFPNALLHPGEEYNHTTWLVFNTA from the exons ATGACGACGGTGCGGAAAGAGGCGTTCGGGCGGATGCCCCCGGAGGAGGGAGGCGGAGAGGTGGAGAAGTTCGTCCTACAGTCGGACAGCGTGAGAGTGGAGATCCTGTCTTTTGGGTGCATTATCACCAGGCTGGAGACAAAAGACAAGGATGGGCAGTTTTCAGATATTGTCCTAGGATTTGACACTTTAGAAG GTTACACGGCGAAGCACCCGTACTTCGGTACTGTCGTGGGCCGTGTTGCCAACAGGATTGCAAACGGGAAGTTCGGTGTGGACGGGAAGCAGTATCAGCTGTTCACTAACAACGGGCCCAACAGCCTGCACGGAGGAGCCAAGGGGTTTGACAAG GTTCTCTGGAGCGCCGAGGTGCTCCCAAATGGCGTCCGCTTCTTCCGGCTCAGCCCCGACGGCGAGGAAGGCTACCCTGGTGACCTCAAAGTCTGGGTCACCTACACCCTTAATGGCAGGGAGCTGGCCATCAACTACCAGGCCCAGACCAGCAAGACAACCCCCATCAGCCTGACAAACCACTCCTACTTCAACCTGGCAGGGCAG ggctcccgCGATGTCTATGACCACGAGATCTCCATTGAAGCAGATTCCTACCTGCCTGTGGATGACACCCAGATCCCTACTG GGGAGGTGGCCGCAGTGCAGGGCACTGGATTTGATCTCCGGCAGCCTGTGGAGCTGGGCAAGCACTTGCAGAAGTTTCACCTGGGTGGCTTTGACCACAACTTCTGCCTGCACCAGGGGCAGGATCGACGCCTTGTGGCCAG GGTTTTCCACCCGCCCACTGGCAGGACCATGGAGGTTCACACCACCCAGCCTGGCATCCAGTTTTACACTGGGAACTTCCTGGATGGTTCCCTGAAGGGCAAAGGTGGTGCCACATACCCCAAGCACTCGGCTTTCTGCCTGGAAACCCAGAACTGGCCTGATGCTGTGAACAAG cctcacTTCCCCAATGCCCTGCTCCATCCGGGTGAGGAATACAACCACACCACGTGGCTCGTGTTCAACACTGCTTGA
- the GEMIN6 gene encoding gem-associated protein 6: protein MNDWQRKSPLDWQTYVNKLVKVVAVEKHEYEGWVLTVDPVSATIVLATFPENEKGSISFIMGHAVQEVEVLQEGDSDMEQRLARILAPEESQAYSAEELERRKNALKTWLESNHIPVGEQGELGRTLCVAGVLSIEPPYGPEQCSSTNEIILARVQGLLQGFLQQQR from the exons ATGAATGACTGGCAGAGAAAAAGCCCTCTAGACTGGCAAACGTATGTGAACAAATTGGTCAAAGTTGTTGCAGTTGAGAAACATGAATATGAAGGATGGGTTTTAACAGTTGACCCAGTTTCTGCCAC CATTGTCCTCGCAACATTCCCGGAGAACGAGAAGGGATCTATATCGTTCATTATGGGCCACGCTGTCCAGGAGGTGGAGGTCCTGCAGGAAGGGGACAGTGACATGGAGCAGCGCCTTGCCCGCATCCTCGCGCCCGAGGAAAGCCAAGCCTACAGCGCGGAGGagctggagaggaggaagaacgCCTTGAAGACGTGGCTGGAGAGCAACCACATCCCCGTGGGCGagcagggggagctgggcaggacgCTGTGCGTGGCGGGGGTGCTGAGCATCGAGCCCCCGTACGGCCCCGAGCAGTGCAGCAGCACCAACGAGATCATCCTGGCCCGCGTGCAGGGCCTGCTGCAGGGCTTCCTGCAACAGCAgcgctga
- the LOC134416132 gene encoding serine/arginine-rich splicing factor 7-like isoform X2: protein MSRYGRYETKVYVGNLGTGAGKGELERAFSYYGPLRTVWIARNPPGFAFVEFEDPRDAEDAVLGLDGKIICGSRVRVEVSTGMPRRSRYDRPPARRPFDPNDRCYECGEKGHYAYDCHRYSRRRRSRSRSRSRSRSRGRRYSRSRSRSRGRRSRSASYRRSRSMSPRRYRSFSPRRSRSGSLRRSRSRSRSRSRSRSVVWPRSSRSKSRSPSPKRSHSPSGSP from the exons ATGTCGCGATACGGGCGATACG AGACCAAGGTGTACGTGGGCAACCTGGGCACGGGCGCCGGTAAAGGcgagctggagagagccttcaGCTACTATGGACCGCTGAGAACCGTGTGGATCGCCAGGAACCCGCCGGGGTTCGCCTTCGTGGAGTTCGAAGACCCCCGGGATGCCGAAGATGCTGTGCTTGGCCTCGATGGGAA GATAATATGCGGCTCCAGGGTCAGAGTGGAAGTATCCACAGGGATGCCGCGCCGCTCCCGCTACGACCGACCCCCAGCCCGGCGCCCCTTCGACCCCAACGACAGATGCTACGAGTGTGGTGAGAAAGGCCACTATGCCTATGACTGTCACCGCTATAGCCGGCGAAGGAGGAGCAG GTCCCGCTCTAGATCCCGCTCAAGGTCCCGAGGGAGAAGGTATTCCCGGTCACGCAGCCGCAGCCGTGGTAGGAG ATCCAGGTCAGCTTCCTACCGCCGGTCCCGGTCGATGTCTCCTCGCAGATACAGATCCTTCTCCCCCCGCAGGTCCCGCTCTGGTTCTCTAAGAAGGTCAAG aTCTAGGTCCAGGTCACGCTCCAGGTCCCGGTCTGTTGTATGGCCTCGAAGCAG CCGCTCAAAGTCCAGATCACCATCTCCAAAGAGAAG tcacTCACCATCAGGAAGCCCTTGA
- the LOC134416127 gene encoding serine/arginine-rich splicing factor 7, translating into MSRYGRYGGETKVYVGNLGTGAGKGELERAFSYYGPLRTVWIARNPPGFAFVEFEDPRDAEDAVRGLDGKVICGSRVRVEVSTGMPRRSRYDRPPARRPFDPNDRCYECGEKGHYAYDCHRYSRRRRSRSRSRSRSRSRGRRYSRSRSRSRGRRSRSASYRRSRSVSPRRSRSVSPRRSRSGSLKRSRSRSRSRSRSRSVTWPRSRSRSHGRSKSGSPAKSRSKSRSASPKRSRSPSGSPQRSASPERMD; encoded by the exons ATGTCGCGTTACGGCCGCTATGGAGGCG AGACCAAGGTGTACGTGGGCAACCTGGGCACGGGCGCCGGCAAAGGcgagctggagagagccttcaGCTATTACGGACCGCTGAGAACCGTGTGGATCGCCAGGAACCCGCCGGGGTTCGCCTTCGTGGAGTTCGAAGACCCCCGGGATGCTGAAGATGCTGTCCGTGGACTTGACGGGAA GGTGATCTGCGGCTCCAGGGTCAGAGTGGAAGTATCCACAGGGATGCCGCGCCGCTCCCGCTACGATCGGCCCCCTGCCCGGCGCCCCTTCGACCCCAACGACAGATGCTACGAGTGTGGTGAGAAAGGCCACTATGCCTATGACTGTCACCGCTATAGCCGGCGAAGGAGGAGCAG GTCCCGCTCTAGATCCCGCTCGAGGTCCCGAGGGAGAAGGTATTCCCGGTCACGCAGCCGCAGCCGTGGTAGGAG GTCCAGGTCAGCTTCCTATCGTAGGTCCAGGTCCGTGTCTCCTCGTAGGTCTAGGTCCGTGTCTCCCCGCCGGTCCCGGTCGGGTTCCTTGAAGAGATCAAG GTCTAGATCAAGATCCAGATCTAGATCCAGATCTGTTACATGGCCCCGAAGCAG GTCTAGGTCTCATGGCAGATCAAAGTCTGGCTCGCCAGCTAAGAG CCGGTCCAAGTCCCGGTCAGCATCTCCAAAGAGAAG CCGTTCACCATCAGGAAGCCCTCAACGAAGTGCAAGTCCTGAAAGAATGGATTAA
- the LOC134416132 gene encoding serine/arginine-rich splicing factor 7-like isoform X1: MSRYGRYETKVYVGNLGTGAGKGELERAFSYYGPLRTVWIARNPPGFAFVEFEDPRDAEDAVLGLDGKIICGSRVRVEVSTGMPRRSRYDRPPARRPFDPNDRCYECGEKGHYAYDCHRYSRRRRSRSRSRSRSRSRGRRYSRSRSRSRGRRSRSASYRRSRSMSPRRYRSFSPRRSRSGSLRRSRSRSRSRSRSRSVVWPRSRSESHGRSKSGLPAKSRSKSRSPSPKRSHSPSGSP, translated from the exons ATGTCGCGATACGGGCGATACG AGACCAAGGTGTACGTGGGCAACCTGGGCACGGGCGCCGGTAAAGGcgagctggagagagccttcaGCTACTATGGACCGCTGAGAACCGTGTGGATCGCCAGGAACCCGCCGGGGTTCGCCTTCGTGGAGTTCGAAGACCCCCGGGATGCCGAAGATGCTGTGCTTGGCCTCGATGGGAA GATAATATGCGGCTCCAGGGTCAGAGTGGAAGTATCCACAGGGATGCCGCGCCGCTCCCGCTACGACCGACCCCCAGCCCGGCGCCCCTTCGACCCCAACGACAGATGCTACGAGTGTGGTGAGAAAGGCCACTATGCCTATGACTGTCACCGCTATAGCCGGCGAAGGAGGAGCAG GTCCCGCTCTAGATCCCGCTCAAGGTCCCGAGGGAGAAGGTATTCCCGGTCACGCAGCCGCAGCCGTGGTAGGAG ATCCAGGTCAGCTTCCTACCGCCGGTCCCGGTCGATGTCTCCTCGCAGATACAGATCCTTCTCCCCCCGCAGGTCCCGCTCTGGTTCTCTAAGAAGGTCAAG aTCTAGGTCCAGGTCACGCTCCAGGTCCCGGTCTGTTGTATGGCCTCGAAGCAG GTCTGAGTCTCATGGTAGATCTAAATCTGGCTTACCTGCTAAAAG CCGCTCAAAGTCCAGATCACCATCTCCAAAGAGAAG tcacTCACCATCAGGAAGCCCTTGA